The following are from one region of the Sandaracinus amylolyticus genome:
- a CDS encoding ferritin-like domain-containing protein: MRPIRHERGLFASLSDEVLGPVVDLSDLRLDAHPPARIELARRVWAERVRTELRSVQIMNRFLGEVIAAGDPIEVYAGAADLVVDELRHVRLTVALCEALGGAPVFPDPIELREPDAYTRAPAAERALHTAIAMLCVNETLSVAFIEDLRARCGDPAVKRVLDATLDDEETHHAFGWAYVEKALARFPESTRADWRELVRRTLEPHRRATDPILAKLDAAGTTLADLPEPELAALGLFTKERQSLVLRRATEETLAPRLRPLDLLP; this comes from the coding sequence ATGCGTCCGATCCGCCACGAGCGCGGGCTCTTCGCGTCGCTGAGCGACGAGGTGCTCGGGCCCGTCGTGGACCTCTCGGATCTGCGCCTCGACGCGCATCCTCCGGCGCGCATCGAGCTGGCGCGCCGCGTGTGGGCCGAGCGCGTCCGCACCGAGCTGCGCAGCGTGCAGATCATGAATCGCTTCCTCGGCGAGGTGATCGCGGCGGGCGATCCGATCGAGGTCTACGCAGGCGCGGCGGATCTCGTGGTCGACGAGCTGCGCCACGTGCGGCTCACGGTCGCGCTCTGCGAGGCGCTCGGTGGCGCGCCGGTGTTCCCCGATCCGATCGAGCTGCGCGAGCCCGATGCGTACACCCGCGCGCCCGCGGCGGAGCGCGCACTCCACACCGCGATCGCGATGCTCTGCGTGAACGAGACGCTGTCGGTCGCGTTCATCGAGGACCTGCGGGCGCGGTGCGGCGATCCCGCGGTGAAGCGCGTGCTCGACGCGACGCTCGACGACGAGGAGACGCACCACGCGTTCGGCTGGGCCTACGTCGAGAAGGCGCTCGCGCGTTTCCCCGAGAGCACGCGCGCGGACTGGCGCGAGCTGGTGCGGCGCACGCTCGAGCCCCATCGACGCGCGACCGATCCGATCCTCGCGAAGCTCGACGCCGCAGGCACGACCCTCGCGGATCTGCCCGAGCCCGAGCTCGCCGCGCTCGGCTTGTTCACGAAGGAGCGCCAGTCGCTCGTGCTGCGTCGCGCGACGGAAGAGACACTCGCGCCTCGCCTGCGCCCGCTCGATCTGCTTCCGTAG